CGGCATAGCGTCGCCTGATAAACCGACAACATCCTTTCGTTGATCCTTTGAACGGCTCATCGGTCAGAAACCCTTGATTATTATTGACTAAATCCCACAGATTTAGGTATAGATACGTTTAATCTATTTTTGAATCTCCTACTCGAACTGACACGAAACGGTTATCCATTTTCAGATTCGAATCTTATTACTCACCCGGCTTCAAGGTTCTCTCGATAGTCCACATCCTGAGTGCTTCTGTTTGGTACTTTTAAAATGGAGGTGCAGCATGCCAAATCAACGGGCCAACCGGAAATTGCAACCCAAATATAAGCCGCACACGCCACGGTTGAAAATCGTGGATCAGTATATTCGGGAGCTGTTCAGAGATGAACTGCCCGACGGCATTAAATACCATGATGCCGATCATACCCTGCATCCCACCCGAGGAGTGGTTGCCAGCGCTAACCGAATTGCCATATCTGAGAATGTCTCCCAAAAGGATCGCGAGTTGGTCATTACTGCAGCCTATTTTCATGACACCGGTTACATCAGAGAATATGACAAGAATGAACCGATTGCGGCCCGCATGGCCGGCAGAATCCTTAAAATAATTGGTTACAAGCCGGCCGAAATAAAAAAGGTTCAAAAAATGATACTGGCGACCGATTTGGCAAAAAAACCGAAAACTCATATTGAAAAAATACTGTGTGATGCCGATCTCGACCATCTGGGCCGAGACGATTTTTTCAAACTGGATCAAAAATTAAGGGATGGGCGGCGAGCAAGAGGCTTGGATGTCAGCGATGGCGCAAAATGGTATAAAGGAACGCTTAAGCTTATGGAAAACCACCGCTATTATAATGAATCACAGAAGAAACAAAGAGAAAAGAAGAAGCAAGATAACATAAAACAGCTTTTAGAAAAACTGGAGAAGATTAAAAAAAGAAATATCTGAGAGGACATTTTATGGCACTTTGCAGGAAAGTTGTTCGGCTTAGCGCACTCTCGCTTCTGATTGGCTTTCTCATTTGCTGCGAAAAGCAAGATCCCGCTTCCAACTCCCCACAACCCATTGACCCCCTCCTTTATAAATCCGCAACCGAGCTGACCGCTGCCATTCGGCGCGGCGAGATTTCCTCTCTCGATCTTCTCAATCGATTTATTGAAAACATACAGGCAAATAATGGCCGCATCAATGCTGTTGTAGCCATGAATGAAAACGCAGCCCGGACACGCGCAGCAGAAGCCGATAAAGCACTCGCTGATGGCCAAAACTGGGGGCCACTGCATGGCCTGCCGATGACCGTAAAAGATGTCTTCGAAGTGGTGGGCATGCCCACAACATCGGGCGATCCCAAACTAAAAAACCACCTGCCACAACAAAATGCCATCGCGGTCCAGCGCCTGATCGACGCCGGCGCCATCATCTTTGGCAAAACCAACATCCCATATCACGCCCGTGATTTTCAAAGCTTCAACCCGGTCTATGGTACGACCAATAATCCTTGGGACACCTCCAAAACGCCCGGCGGTTCATCGGGCGGCTCGGCAGCAGCAATTGCCGTGGGTTTCACGCCGCTGGAGCTGGGCAGTGATTTGGGTGGCTCGATCCGCGTTCCGTCAAATTTTTGCGGGGTTTTCGGCCACAAACCCACCTTTGGTGTCGTTCCGCGCTATGGGCATATTCCGCCCATGCCGGGCCGGGTTCCCCCTGACGCGATGCCGCTGCTACCGCTTTTTGTAGCTGGCCCTCTGGCCCGCAGCGCCGATGACCTTGAGCTCGCCCTGGAAGTTTTAATGACACCGGGCCAAGCAGATCAAAACGACAGCCGACCTGAACTTTTACCGCCGCGAAGGCAGCAGTTTGCAGATTATCGCGTTGCGGTGTGGTTTAAAGATTCCGAATTTGCCAATGAAATCGATTCAGAGGTGTTGGCGGCCCTTCAAAGGGCCGTTGAAAAACTAAGTGCAGCCGGTCTAAAAATTGACGAGGAGGCGCGTCCGAATATCCATCTATGGGAAAATTTGCGGATCTGGACAAATATTCGCGATGATATGATGGCCGGGGCCATACCGATATGGGAGGGCCACATCGAAAAACAAAAAAAACAGCAGGCGCAGTGGGCAGCATTCTTTGAACGTTACGATGTGCTGCTGGCGCCGGTGTCACCAACGGCCGCCTTTGAACACAAACATCGCCTGCCAATGGAATCGCGCAGATTGACGGTTAACGGACGGTCAAAGTCCTATTTCAAGAACCTGACCTGGACGGTCATGGCAATTGTGTCGGAGCTTCCGGCCACCGTAGCGCCGGTTGGGCTGACCGAATCAGGTTTACCGGTGGGTGTCCAAATTATCAGTGACAGATTCGAAGATCGCACCACCATCGACTTCGCACGCGGTTTGTCCAAACTCGTTGGCGGATTCGCTGCCCCTCCTGGCTATATGGAGAAGCGATAATGCCAATTAGGATAAAAGATGGTGATGGGGGTATCGGCAATATCGTCGAAAGTCGCGGAAGAGTTACGGATCAGGATCTTATCGATTCTTTGAGACAACACCTGACGCAGAATAAAGCAAAATTTAAAAAATACAAATATATTCTTATCGATCACACGGAATTAACGAAGGTGGACATATCCGATGAAACGGTCGAATCGATTGCGGGGCTATGTGCAGAAATCTCGAGAATTAATCCTGAACCTATCGTGGCGATGGTTAATAATGTTCCCATTGGTGCAAATATCGAGCTGATCAACAGGCTCTCGAAAATGTCTGAGTTATTTATTTATCGGTCGTGCTGGGAAAGCAGGATATTTAGAACCAAACCGTTAGCAGTGAGATGGATCAGGGATAAGGTTAAAGAAAAATTTGACATAGATGACCTAACATTTGACTGAAGACGGAAGCTCGATGCCATGAAGCGATAACCGATGCCATCGGTCGATCAAATAAAAATCATAAACAAATTCAGTGTAATACGCAGTCAAAGGATTTCCAGGAAAAAGAAGTGCCCATAGGGGAAATTTTTGCTGAATGTCTCGGGGGGAAGAGGCGGCTGCTTTGCTCATAAGCGTAAATAACGATCAATCAGAGGGGGTTGGGTTTTCAAAGCGAGTCAAAAACAAAGTGGCTTCCTCAGAACAAAATTCTTCAGGAAGTCCCGAACAGAGCCAAGAGACAGCTGAGCACATAAACGAAAAGGAAGAAAAATCTCAGGAAATGGGATCAACAGGGAAACCCGGAGAAGATGACGCATCCTCAGATGAAACTTCTATCCAAAACCCCGATGGGTGCCAAAATATTTCATTGCCCTCAAATGAAATACATGAACTATCTGAAGAACAAGCGTCTTCAGAAGAGCTTGCGGACAAAGACGTGACCACAGAGCAAAATTCTGCTGACAGCCTTGATGATGTAGATGCCGTTGCGGTCTTGGACGGAAATCAAAAGCAATGACCAATAGCGGTGCCGTCAAAGGCGCTTCCGAGCGGAGAGGAAACCACACTTAAAAATTTATTTGCCTGTCCTGATCGGCCCGCAGACAGGTCGATTGAAACGCTTGCAACAAAACCTGATAAAAATATGATGCGATCCATTGACCAGGCGGTGATTATCATCCTCCGCCAGTTTCGGGATCGGAATGCTGAAAAATCGAAAGCGGCACCGACTGACTCA
The nucleotide sequence above comes from Desulfobacterales bacterium. Encoded proteins:
- a CDS encoding HD domain-containing protein — encoded protein: MPNQRANRKLQPKYKPHTPRLKIVDQYIRELFRDELPDGIKYHDADHTLHPTRGVVASANRIAISENVSQKDRELVITAAYFHDTGYIREYDKNEPIAARMAGRILKIIGYKPAEIKKVQKMILATDLAKKPKTHIEKILCDADLDHLGRDDFFKLDQKLRDGRRARGLDVSDGAKWYKGTLKLMENHRYYNESQKKQREKKKQDNIKQLLEKLEKIKKRNI
- a CDS encoding amidase family protein, which encodes MALCRKVVRLSALSLLIGFLICCEKQDPASNSPQPIDPLLYKSATELTAAIRRGEISSLDLLNRFIENIQANNGRINAVVAMNENAARTRAAEADKALADGQNWGPLHGLPMTVKDVFEVVGMPTTSGDPKLKNHLPQQNAIAVQRLIDAGAIIFGKTNIPYHARDFQSFNPVYGTTNNPWDTSKTPGGSSGGSAAAIAVGFTPLELGSDLGGSIRVPSNFCGVFGHKPTFGVVPRYGHIPPMPGRVPPDAMPLLPLFVAGPLARSADDLELALEVLMTPGQADQNDSRPELLPPRRQQFADYRVAVWFKDSEFANEIDSEVLAALQRAVEKLSAAGLKIDEEARPNIHLWENLRIWTNIRDDMMAGAIPIWEGHIEKQKKQQAQWAAFFERYDVLLAPVSPTAAFEHKHRLPMESRRLTVNGRSKSYFKNLTWTVMAIVSELPATVAPVGLTESGLPVGVQIISDRFEDRTTIDFARGLSKLVGGFAAPPGYMEKR